In Atribacterota bacterium, the genomic window GAATAGTAGAAGGGAAATAAAAAGAATAATAACTGCCAGATCAACTGCTATTCTATGAGAAAAAAGCATTAGAACAATACCGATAATTACCAGGATTACAATTTTTTTGAACAGAATATGATCGGTAATGCATTCACTCTCCTTAACTTCATTTAAGCGTGATAATAGATGTTCCGGTATTTTACTTTCTAATAGTTTTTTGCTAAAAATGATTTTGAAGTAATAAATATTTACTATGGTGAGAATTACCGCTACCGGCAGAGCATGGTAAATAAAATCAAGATAAGAAAAATGAGCTGCTGAACCAATCATGATATTTGTTGGTGTTCCTAAGTAAGTAGCCATACCACCTATATTGGCAGAAATAATTTCAGATATCAAGAAAGGCAGGGGAGATATTCCCAGGATAGAGGTCAATGCTATAGTAATATTTGCCATAAATAAGACTGTGGTGATTTCATCAAAGAAGGAAGACAGAATCCCAGTTAAGAGGGATAATAGAATAAGCAATAGCCAGGGATTCCCATGACTATGTCGCATTACTTTGATTGCTAAAAATTGAAATATCCCGCTATCTTTGGCAATGTTGGTAAAAATTATTACCCCGATAATAATACCTAATTTATTAAAATCAATATAACTAATAGCCTTTTCAAAAGAGATGAGGCCGATAAGAATTACTAAAATTGCTCCAAAAAAAGATGAGGTGGTTCGTATTCGTCGATTGGTAAAAATAAAGAAATAGACTATACTGATAATTATAATGGTTAAAATTAGTTGATTCATGAATCAGAACTCCACCTGAGAATCGATTGTGGTTCGACCATAGAATCTTACCTTGCTCTCTTGATTAAAGATAATTTTTATTAATTAGTTTGCCTTATTAGCAGCTATTATTTTCAAAATAAATATTTACTAAAAATATCAGGCAAATAATATTTCTGGTATATTTTACCTGGAAAAAATCATGAAATTATCAAAGTTAGATTGCTAAATAAATGGAATGTATTATATAATTACGCCAGATCCATTTGAGGCTTTGAAATATCGTCTAAAAATATAATAACACAAAAAATCATTTACGGTAGAAAGAAATATTATTTTTTTATATTTTAGAAAACATGTTATCATTATTTCATAGTAGGGGAAATTTTTTGAATTTCCCCTACTATGAAATAATCTTTTTTAAATAAACTAAATAAGGTACAATAATACTATATTTGATTCTAAAGGTATATAATTACTAAAATTGTTATAACTCAGGTATAAATGGAGTTCATTATATAATTATTTAAAACAAGGTATTCAGGGAAGGTATCCCCTGAAACCCCCCAAAGGAAATAATTTATTTCACTATTGAAAATCACCTTCTTTTAAGGTGTTCATGGCTAAACAAAACGGTTTAAGTATCTTAAAAAAACCACCCGTTATACAGGTGAATGTCTATTAATTTATATACCTGAAAAGCAGAAAATTAATGATATATTTATTGTTATAATAAAATCTTAACTAAAAGAGGCTCTATACATGTTCAACTTTTCTCTTTCTCTTGCTCTTTCCCGAAACATTGGTATTGATTTGGGCACCAGTACCACCTTAGTATATGTAAAGGGAAAGGGGATTATTCTAGAAGAACCTTCCGTAGTGGCTTATCAAAAAAATAGCAATCGTGTTTTGAAAGTGGGAAAAGAAGCAAAGTCTATGATTGGGAGAACACCGAGAGGTATTTATACTATTCGCCCTTTACAGTATGGCGTGATTGCTAATTTTGAAGTAACTACTGAAATGCTGCGCTATTTCATTAAAAAAATTTTCGCCCGTTATCAATTTATCAAGCCTTCTATTACTATCTGTGTTCCCTCTGGTGTTACTGAAGTTGAAAAAAGAGCAGTGTCGGAGGTAGCTTATGAATGTGGTTCACGAAGAGTATTTTTAATTGAAGAGCCTATTGCCGCGGCTATTGGTGCGGGATTGCCTATTTTTGAACCAATGGGTAACTTAATTATTGATATGGGCGGTGGTACTTCAGAGGTAGCGGTAATTTCTTTGGGAGGGATTGTAGTAAACGAAATAACCAAGGTTGCTGGCGATTATTTGAATCAACAAATAATTAAGTATATTAAAGATAACCATGGGCTTTTCATCGGGGATTTAACTGCTGAGGATTTAAAAATTTCACTTTCCAAAAACAACACCCAGAAAGAACAAGATTATTTTGAGGTAAGAGGCAGAAATCGTCTCAGTGGTTTACCTATTAGAATCAGATTAACCAAGGATGAATTAAAAGAGGCTCTCTATGATTCAGTCGAAGTAATAGCCAATACGGTGAAGATGGCTTTAGAAAAAACACCTCCAGAACTTGTTTCTGATATCATAAATAAAGGATTAGTTATGACCGGAGGGGGAGCCTTGTTATCTGATTTAGATAAAATCCTTCAGGCAAAAATAAAAATTCCTGTTTTTATATCCAAGGAACCACTGTATTGTGTAGTAAAAGGAACTGGAGAAGCGTTAGAAAATTTTGACAGATATAATAGGATTCTCATAAGAACTTCCAGGAGTAAATGATAACTGAATCAGACAGTTTAAACTTTTAAAGTTACTTATGAAAAGGCTGGGCTATTTGCTTTCATATAAAAAGGGCAGAATAAATAGGAGTATTTTTCATTGAGAAAGTTTTCTAAGGAGAGAAGGGCATTTATCTTGTTTTTATGCCTTTCGTTATTATCAGCTCTGCTTATCACTGTTGACTATCATGGTAAGGGAATTATAGGATTATTAAAAGATATAGGATTTTTAGTCCTGAAGCCAGTTAATTATACTGTTCAAAATACAGTAAACCGGTTCGAAAAGTATTTTCAAATATTTACTCAAACTGAGAGTATACATCAAAAAAATTGGCAATTACAGCAGGAAAACCGGGAGATTTTGCATGAGAACGCCATTTTGAAAGAAAAATTGGCTGCCTATGAGCAAATAGCAAAAATGGTGCAATTTAAGGAATATTATAATTATGAAATGATTCCAGCTCAGGTGATTGGCAGAGAACCGAGTAACTGGTTTCACAGTGTAATTATTGATATGGGGAGCAAAGATGGAGTCGAGGTAGATATGGGAGTTGCTACTTATAAGGGTTTGGTAGGTAAAGTGATTCAGGTAGGATACAACACCTCAGAGGTAATTTTATTGATAGATCAAGGTTGTTCAGTGGGTGCTCTGATTCAAAGGACCAGAGAAATTGGAATAATAAAAGGAGGGACTGAAAGCGCCTACTGTTATCTTGATTATATTGCTCACGATGCGGATGTTCAGATTAATGATATTGTAGTTACCTCAGGTATGGGTAGTTCAGTGCCAAAGGGAATTATCATTGGTCGGATTGTAGCTGTGAAAAAGGAAAAACACGACCTTTTTCAAAGAATTTTAATTAAACCAGAAGTTGACTTTAATAAACTGGAAGAAGTTTATATAGTAAAACTTCCGGAATATGAATAACAAAGGTGGAGATAATTTATAAGGCATGAGTATGGTTGAGTCAATAAAAATGGATAATGGACTTCAAATAATTTCCTGCTTGATGCCGCATATGCAGTCTGTCTCAATTGTGATAGGGATTAAAGCCGGCTCTATCTATGAAACAAAACGTCAACAGGGTATTTCTCATTTCATTGAACATATGCTTTTTAAAGGTACTGAAAAGAGAAAGAATACCTTAGAAATATCTCAAGCAATTGAGCAGTTAGGTGGAGAAATAAATGCTTCTACTTCGGAGGAATGCACCTTTATTTACAGTAAGGTATTACATAGGAATTTTGCTGATGCTTTTGAAGTACTGGTCGACATATTGAATAATTCGCTTTTTAGAGCAGAGGACATTCGCCAGGAAAAAAAAGTAGTCATTGAAGAGATTAATAAATATCAGGATATCCCAGAGGATTGGATCGTATTTTTAATTAATAGGTTAATGTGGAAGGATACAGCATTGGGACAAAATGTTTTAGGAGAGAAGGGGACTGTCAGAAGATTTAACCGTAAATTATTATTACAATATTTTCAAGAAATGTATCAGCCTCGAAATATGGTAATTAGTATTACCGGCAATATTTCTCCAAAGGCAATTACCATTATGCTAAAAAAATTTCCTTTTCTTGCCAGGGAAGGCATACCCAGAAAAATTTCTACCATTGGTGAGGCAATATCTCAAATTCCTGAGTTAAAACTAATAAACAAAAGGGTCAATCAAGCCCATCTCTGCTTTGGTTTTGAAGGCATTTCCAGGTTTCATCGTGATAAAATTACTATGGATTTGCTAAATATAATTTTGGGAGCTGGCTTGAGTTCCAGGTTATTTCAGGAGATTCGCGTTAAAGAAGGACTTGCTTATGATATACATTCCTATCCCCAATATTTTAATCAAACAGGTTCATTTAATATCTATGCTGGAGTAGTTGCTGATGGATTAACGCATAGCATTCAAAAAATCTTAGATGAACTAAAAAGAATTAAAGAAAAGCATATTTCTCATACTGAATTAAAAATAGCCCAGGAAATGTATAAAGGAAGTATTTTGATGGGACTGGAAAATACATTAAGCCATGCTTTTCGCTTGGGAAGTTATGCTCTATTATACGATAAAGAATATAACTACAAGGAGATCATTGACCGTATAGAAAGTGTCCAGGCAGAGGATATCAGAAAATTAGCGGAAAATATATTTCAGAACCATAAGATAAAACTGGTCATCTTTTCACCCAGTGAAATGAAAATCAGGAAGGACAGTTTGCTCGCCATCTTAAAAGTATAAAAAGCAGGAGCAATCAATGCCACTGGATTTAAGAGTAGGAGATATAGTTAAATTAAAAAAGAAACATCCCTGTGGAGGATATCATTGGGAGATAACCAGGACCGGAATTGACATTGGATTAAGATGTCTTTGTTGTGGCAGAAAGGTATTGGTTCCCAGAGCAAAGATTGAAAGAAGGATTAGACTGATAATTAAAAGAGATTGAGTAAAAGATTATTTTAGAAAATTTATTGTAATATAAATGTTGATATATAAAATACTGAATGTTATAATGATAAAGCATTTTTCCTTGCTCCTACCAGAAATATCAGGGAGGGGCTATTATGACCAGAAGGAGGTGAGTAAATGCGTAATTACGAAATAATGATTTTATTTGATCCCAATCTGCAGGAAGAGGACCTAAAGGCTTTACTTGACAAAATCCGCCAAACGATAACTACCAATCAAGGGAAAATAATCAAAACAAATCAATGGGGCAAAAGAAAATTAGCTTATGAAATTAAAAAATTTCAGGAAGCCCTCTATGTAATCATTGATTTTGAATTGGAACCAGAGCTTATAGCTAATATTGAAAACAGCATTAAATTTGAAGAAAAGATAATAAGGTATCTTCTGGTTCTTGGTTCAGAGAAAGTGGTTAAACCCCACAATGAAAAACCGAAAGTGGAAAAATAGACCTCAATTTACTTTAGTAAGGTAATTTTAATAGTAAACATTTAGAATATTTAAGATATCAAGATATGGAAAACAGGAAGGAAATAGTGAATGATAAGAAGGAATAATTATAGAGGATTACGAGTAAGAAAAAAAATTTGCTACTTTTGTGCCGAAAAAAAAGAAGCAGACTATAAAGATGTCGAACTGTTAAATCGTTTTATAAGTGATCAGGGGAAGATTTTGCCACGCAGAGTTACTGGAAATTGTGCCAAACATCAGAGAACCCTGGCTGCGGCAATAAAAAGAGCAAGAGAAATTGCCCTGCTCCCCTTTGTTAATCGTTAGTAAACATTTTAATTCAGACAGTAGAGGAGAAACAGAAGGGATTGTTTGATTTTTGAGAGATAATATGCCAACTAAATCAATTGTTGAAGGTGCTTTTCTTTCAGCGATTACAGCATTATTATTTTTAGCCAGCCTTTATATTCCTTTACTGGGAACTTTAATTAGTTTCTTATGCCCTTTACCGATAATTATTTTATGTTTACGACATAATGTAAAAGTTGCCTTGCTTGCGCTTTTTATTTCTTTCTTTCTAGTTACTTTAATGGCTGGACCATTTCAGGGCTTGATTGCGGTATTGGGTT contains:
- the rpsR gene encoding 30S ribosomal protein S18, with amino-acid sequence MIRRNNYRGLRVRKKICYFCAEKKEADYKDVELLNRFISDQGKILPRRVTGNCAKHQRTLAAAIKRAREIALLPFVNR
- a CDS encoding DUF951 domain-containing protein; the encoded protein is MPLDLRVGDIVKLKKKHPCGGYHWEITRTGIDIGLRCLCCGRKVLVPRAKIERRIRLIIKRD
- a CDS encoding SLC13 family permease, producing MNQLILTIIIISIVYFFIFTNRRIRTTSSFFGAILVILIGLISFEKAISYIDFNKLGIIIGVIIFTNIAKDSGIFQFLAIKVMRHSHGNPWLLLILLSLLTGILSSFFDEITTVLFMANITIALTSILGISPLPFLISEIISANIGGMATYLGTPTNIMIGSAAHFSYLDFIYHALPVAVILTIVNIYYFKIIFSKKLLESKIPEHLLSRLNEVKESECITDHILFKKIVILVIIGIVLMLFSHRIAVDLAVIILFISLLLFFLTPEKSTDFILSQIDWGIIFFLIGLNVLAGTMEQHGIIGILTNKIIQLSRANFQYLDYLFLISTTFLSSFLDNIPIVSIAIPIIEHIVKEFPATAPVIWITVALGANIGANGTLIGTASNLIVAEIAEKNNQPIYFWHFFKIAFPLVIIDLFVVSIYFYFRYLY
- a CDS encoding pitrilysin family protein; this encodes MSMVESIKMDNGLQIISCLMPHMQSVSIVIGIKAGSIYETKRQQGISHFIEHMLFKGTEKRKNTLEISQAIEQLGGEINASTSEECTFIYSKVLHRNFADAFEVLVDILNNSLFRAEDIRQEKKVVIEEINKYQDIPEDWIVFLINRLMWKDTALGQNVLGEKGTVRRFNRKLLLQYFQEMYQPRNMVISITGNISPKAITIMLKKFPFLAREGIPRKISTIGEAISQIPELKLINKRVNQAHLCFGFEGISRFHRDKITMDLLNIILGAGLSSRLFQEIRVKEGLAYDIHSYPQYFNQTGSFNIYAGVVADGLTHSIQKILDELKRIKEKHISHTELKIAQEMYKGSILMGLENTLSHAFRLGSYALLYDKEYNYKEIIDRIESVQAEDIRKLAENIFQNHKIKLVIFSPSEMKIRKDSLLAILKV
- a CDS encoding rod shape-determining protein is translated as MFNFSLSLALSRNIGIDLGTSTTLVYVKGKGIILEEPSVVAYQKNSNRVLKVGKEAKSMIGRTPRGIYTIRPLQYGVIANFEVTTEMLRYFIKKIFARYQFIKPSITICVPSGVTEVEKRAVSEVAYECGSRRVFLIEEPIAAAIGAGLPIFEPMGNLIIDMGGGTSEVAVISLGGIVVNEITKVAGDYLNQQIIKYIKDNHGLFIGDLTAEDLKISLSKNNTQKEQDYFEVRGRNRLSGLPIRIRLTKDELKEALYDSVEVIANTVKMALEKTPPELVSDIINKGLVMTGGGALLSDLDKILQAKIKIPVFISKEPLYCVVKGTGEALENFDRYNRILIRTSRSK
- the mreC gene encoding rod shape-determining protein MreC; the protein is MRKFSKERRAFILFLCLSLLSALLITVDYHGKGIIGLLKDIGFLVLKPVNYTVQNTVNRFEKYFQIFTQTESIHQKNWQLQQENREILHENAILKEKLAAYEQIAKMVQFKEYYNYEMIPAQVIGREPSNWFHSVIIDMGSKDGVEVDMGVATYKGLVGKVIQVGYNTSEVILLIDQGCSVGALIQRTREIGIIKGGTESAYCYLDYIAHDADVQINDIVVTSGMGSSVPKGIIIGRIVAVKKEKHDLFQRILIKPEVDFNKLEEVYIVKLPEYE
- the rpsF gene encoding 30S ribosomal protein S6, giving the protein MRNYEIMILFDPNLQEEDLKALLDKIRQTITTNQGKIIKTNQWGKRKLAYEIKKFQEALYVIIDFELEPELIANIENSIKFEEKIIRYLLVLGSEKVVKPHNEKPKVEK